From the Vibrio vulnificus CMCP6 genome, one window contains:
- a CDS encoding response regulator, whose amino-acid sequence MAKRRFSQLKVLIIDDAPVVITSLRGMLLKLGFSDSNIQFSKSPKSAVFKANREKFDIFICDYNFGKGMNGKQIFEELKHYKLLANDAVFILVTGESSAFIVHSILELKPDEYILKPFNIGILQTRLENAVLRKQALVELYQAEAEGNAEKGLAVCTELEPFHPEYYFIIQKFRGGFLTRLKLYEEAKKVYEQTLEKKELDWAKVGLANALRHTGKKSEAAKLVHELIAAMPSNTTVRVEAASLSLMNSDVPDAIAHLKIASSIVPGNSERELVIANLCLSEGDTRSALQRFRLYSEVNKETFRNNHFMRMNHIRALLYALNDAEPQERLRWLKEAKTLFKHAYEFSFDEELESQFQLIAAHIAMAEKQYRISFEILNQLYRVKPFKHFYDRYHFAWLLNAMGFDSEFSQCITWCKESLLDDELETILASKTAMARALEVQGQQKVEWLEGKYKSLIEHKQNIEKLFLIYAEIFERSPTLRTVCIKIITILSRYWPKEMEIKRAAEIMKECDVTIRQLMTEEEREKLGYESIYAKAHELHEQQYQVVS is encoded by the coding sequence ATGGCAAAAAGACGTTTTTCACAGCTTAAAGTTTTGATCATCGATGATGCACCTGTCGTCATCACTAGTTTACGAGGTATGTTGCTCAAATTGGGTTTTTCCGATAGCAATATTCAGTTCAGTAAAAGCCCAAAATCAGCGGTATTCAAAGCGAATCGAGAAAAGTTCGACATCTTTATTTGTGACTATAATTTCGGCAAAGGGATGAATGGTAAGCAAATTTTTGAAGAGCTGAAACATTATAAATTGCTGGCAAATGATGCTGTTTTTATTCTCGTGACCGGGGAAAGCTCGGCCTTCATTGTCCATTCCATCTTAGAGCTCAAACCAGATGAATACATTCTAAAACCGTTCAATATCGGTATATTGCAAACTCGGCTCGAAAACGCAGTGTTGCGCAAGCAAGCGCTGGTGGAACTCTACCAAGCTGAGGCGGAAGGCAATGCGGAAAAGGGCTTGGCGGTGTGTACAGAGTTGGAGCCCTTTCATCCCGAATACTATTTCATTATTCAGAAATTTCGTGGCGGTTTCCTCACTCGGCTGAAGTTGTACGAAGAAGCCAAAAAGGTTTATGAGCAGACGCTGGAAAAGAAAGAGCTCGATTGGGCGAAAGTGGGTCTTGCCAACGCGTTAAGGCACACAGGTAAAAAGTCGGAAGCCGCAAAACTGGTGCATGAGTTGATTGCAGCAATGCCGAGTAATACCACGGTAAGGGTTGAAGCCGCCAGCTTAAGCTTGATGAACAGCGATGTGCCTGACGCTATTGCACACCTTAAGATTGCCAGCTCAATTGTACCTGGTAACTCAGAACGAGAATTGGTGATCGCTAACTTATGTTTGTCTGAAGGGGACACTCGCTCGGCTTTGCAACGATTTCGCCTCTATTCGGAAGTGAACAAAGAGACCTTTCGTAACAACCATTTCATGCGTATGAATCATATTCGAGCTTTACTCTATGCGTTGAATGACGCCGAGCCGCAAGAAAGACTCCGTTGGCTGAAAGAAGCGAAAACCTTATTTAAACATGCTTACGAATTTAGTTTTGATGAGGAGCTGGAAAGCCAGTTTCAACTGATTGCTGCACACATTGCCATGGCGGAAAAACAGTATCGAATTTCATTTGAGATACTCAACCAGCTTTATCGTGTCAAACCGTTTAAGCATTTTTATGATCGATACCATTTCGCGTGGCTGTTGAATGCGATGGGTTTTGACAGCGAGTTTTCACAATGCATTACCTGGTGTAAAGAGAGTTTACTCGACGATGAGCTAGAAACCATTTTAGCCAGTAAGACAGCGATGGCGAGAGCATTAGAAGTGCAAGGTCAGCAGAAAGTCGAGTGGTTAGAAGGCAAGTACAAATCGCTGATTGAGCATAAACAAAACATCGAAAAACTGTTTCTCATTTACGCGGAGATATTTGAGCGCAGCCCAACGTTAAGAACCGTTTGCATCAAAATCATCACTATTTTGTCTCGCTATTGGCCAAAAGAGATGGAGATCAAACGTGCTGCAGAGATTATGAAAGAATGTGATGTCACAATTCGTCAACTCATGACAGAAGAAGAGCGTGAAAAGCTTGGTTACGAGTCGATTTATGCCAAAGCGCATGAGCTACATGAGCAGCAGTATCAGGTCGTTTCTTAA
- a CDS encoding bifunctional diguanylate cyclase/phosphodiesterase: MADIDTSQLIVPDSVLKSWQEIVDLVAKMTQCPAALIMRIHENDIEVFSSSRSENNPYAQNAKDSLGHGLYCETVISERRMLNVPNALNDPEWDHNPDIKLGMICYCGLPVFWPDDTPFGTICMLDSQERYFDEDAMSLLGRFQTAIEGQLETLYRKEELAQLNQELEQKVAERTKTLADLSSRLLTEIEQRTAAESHLDFHLHYDPLTKLPNRITLADDLAEQMASLEDNEQITLIYFSLKNFKFVNASYGYMFGDQILSSLSQRICHKLPKKWKLARIVGSDFVLAAQHLRKPEIQEQVIERITKACTQPFNVNDMSVNLQCHLGVALAPMDATDSFSLIQRACSAMSEGKNEGLQVSYFNFAAQKAAEERLQLESHLSEALKNNELEVHFQPIICLKQGGKIIGAEALLRWNNPTLGQVSPDRFIPLAESNGQIIEIGYFVLHQALKQAAAWHRASPHAFKVAINISPIQFRERHFVQHLQDIIDLYQLPAKCIELELTEGILLQDEEYAQNVLAQLRQFGVSISLDDFGTGYSSLSYLQKYAFDTLKIDRSFINQLEHNQHNRELTRAIIAMAHKLNMMVIAEGVEDRYQEDFIRTEECNYAQGFLYGKAVPADDFSQQLASSQQF; encoded by the coding sequence ATGGCAGACATAGATACCTCTCAATTAATCGTTCCGGATTCTGTACTCAAGAGCTGGCAAGAAATCGTCGATTTAGTTGCCAAAATGACGCAATGTCCTGCAGCTCTGATCATGCGTATTCACGAAAACGACATCGAGGTGTTTTCCAGCAGTCGTAGCGAAAATAACCCCTACGCGCAAAATGCAAAAGATTCGCTTGGGCATGGCCTGTATTGTGAAACCGTGATCAGCGAGCGGCGCATGTTGAATGTTCCCAATGCGCTTAACGATCCTGAATGGGATCATAATCCAGACATCAAACTGGGCATGATATGTTACTGCGGACTGCCTGTGTTTTGGCCAGATGACACCCCTTTCGGCACCATCTGTATGCTTGATAGCCAAGAGCGTTACTTTGATGAGGACGCGATGTCATTACTTGGCCGCTTTCAAACGGCCATTGAAGGACAATTAGAAACCCTTTACCGTAAAGAAGAGCTTGCCCAACTCAACCAAGAGCTGGAACAAAAGGTCGCAGAAAGAACCAAAACACTCGCCGATCTGAGTAGCCGGTTGCTGACAGAAATCGAGCAACGAACCGCTGCTGAAAGCCATTTGGACTTTCACCTTCATTACGACCCGCTCACAAAACTCCCCAACCGAATTACCTTGGCGGACGATCTCGCCGAACAGATGGCTTCTTTAGAAGATAATGAGCAAATTACCCTGATCTATTTCAGTTTGAAAAACTTTAAGTTTGTTAACGCAAGCTATGGCTACATGTTCGGTGATCAAATTTTATCCTCTCTGAGCCAACGCATTTGTCACAAACTGCCTAAAAAGTGGAAGCTGGCAAGAATTGTCGGATCGGATTTCGTCTTAGCAGCGCAGCATCTGCGCAAACCCGAGATACAAGAACAAGTCATCGAACGCATTACCAAAGCGTGCACCCAACCGTTTAACGTCAACGATATGAGTGTCAATTTGCAATGTCATTTAGGGGTCGCATTAGCCCCGATGGATGCAACAGACTCATTTAGCCTTATTCAGCGAGCGTGCTCTGCAATGAGCGAAGGTAAAAACGAAGGTTTGCAGGTCTCTTATTTTAATTTTGCCGCACAAAAAGCCGCAGAAGAGCGCTTGCAACTGGAGTCACATCTCTCTGAAGCACTGAAGAACAACGAACTTGAAGTGCATTTTCAGCCGATCATTTGCTTGAAACAGGGAGGGAAAATCATCGGTGCCGAAGCACTACTGAGATGGAATAATCCAACGCTTGGGCAAGTCTCCCCAGATCGATTTATTCCTTTAGCGGAAAGTAACGGCCAAATTATTGAAATCGGCTACTTCGTTTTACATCAAGCATTGAAACAAGCAGCGGCATGGCATCGCGCATCACCTCACGCGTTTAAAGTGGCGATTAACATCTCCCCCATCCAGTTCCGTGAACGACACTTTGTGCAACACTTACAAGACATTATTGATCTTTACCAATTGCCAGCAAAATGCATTGAACTGGAACTGACTGAAGGTATTCTGCTGCAAGATGAAGAGTATGCGCAAAACGTCCTCGCTCAGTTGCGTCAGTTCGGTGTCAGCATCTCGCTTGACGACTTTGGTACCGGTTACTCTTCACTCAGTTATCTGCAAAAATACGCTTTCGATACGCTAAAAATTGATCGCAGTTTTATCAATCAGTTGGAACACAATCAGCACAATCGAGAACTGACAAGAGCCATCATCGCCATGGCGCACAAACTCAATATGATGGTGATAGCGGAAGGGGTAGAAGATCGATACCAAGAAGACTTCATTCGAACCGAGGAATGCAACTACGCTCAAGGCTTTTTGTATGGCAAGGCGGTTCCGGCTGACGACTTCTCTCAACAATTAGCAAGTAGTCAGCAATTTTAA
- a CDS encoding Ig-like domain-containing protein has protein sequence MYKNGLMGIPLILMLTACGSDSGGSDAATDSREYKGLKFTGIVYDGPLYDAEVSIYAGEKLLAQAKTDQDGRYFVEAKVYLDEYESLKSLPITYKAQRNEVILYEYAGQTLEQTIDSEGVEALISNFSTVEYVLADVNKDNFVSANEWAAYQTLDRRYAEQMIVRYGVGLKSIVDFDGSLTGFDNTVTWLRNVRSDISWEQWHRLNDIPYNNAWNALFADTWFVEQEAHRFTNLPGWSSEYDAVISPDPAPASIKYVLVTGLPQIAHVGDLISPSTFALWSDASSTDISKDATFTVTPVTALEKVGARWKVKEPGVITFKAEYKGVSTSSTFTAEGVGLSNIVLSGVDKKVSVGDKLLPLVSAIWTDSTTTEVTGFVTWSASPANAITFVDGHLQVVGTGDISLTATYQGATSTIAFNAEPATLSGLRLGFDKREQYLQDQFKVVAEGVHENGYVVDFSENAEWVSSNPAILEPAGSGVFVAKGVGSATVTATYEGYSASQEFSVVAKLTGISLNLPNSSVSKNQSVQLTLNGEYNDGSVSQIVEGVAWTTSAPDVLTIDEQGLATGIVEGTSVVTATYKGFTLEQTVTVTQAMIVSSVPEFVDGKMILNEGSKLPYTFKFTRSNGVVHEFSATSGGLDFESYGFRAEVDASGLQVANLDKDADLMRGVRAGETKLGLDSVPVELQNIFAEIGAITDAYDYPTRIDLPVAVLDNQDVYQWHKVAGNQASLQGLTLVQAVQSGDTLYRFWQVSGSQNGSLFVTQVTANGESDAVEVALPTTDFKLLSNQVISASNGYVMLVTSNQHVSGVIPEHKAYRMTLADGTLAEVDTSTLYKKQFNLNADSFYFASNGNLFLVKEDDTTLVSEFDFASNTWNDKIASLNGVPVQLPSQQGMIAALDTNQMDYGAFAPPTLNLYDMETKTATSQQFMYPGDAGYFCAEPKSVSVALRTELAESGAGCLIAARGSYDLIGYWVWNSIADLPYLFLFEEGMSRRGGDNYGVASVKSDANVVYSAGRQSVNGTDMFHVAEIVDVEVEGVIEKQIRRDIFNKKDKLLDGSYAKFPVIDGNQYTVSNADVPNEQFVLFGHGAAVKGEKGDWSSDSFMYQLPAKVSTTEAKAYNLGDTVILATEGQESAEYWFLQLRKPIVDETQPETPVEPDVTP, from the coding sequence ATGTATAAAAATGGCCTGATGGGTATTCCACTCATTTTGATGTTAACGGCTTGTGGTAGTGACAGTGGTGGTTCAGATGCCGCGACAGATTCACGAGAGTATAAAGGCTTAAAATTTACGGGCATTGTCTATGATGGCCCTCTGTACGATGCGGAAGTTTCCATCTATGCAGGTGAGAAGCTTTTGGCGCAAGCAAAGACCGATCAAGATGGTCGATACTTTGTTGAAGCAAAAGTGTACCTAGACGAGTACGAAAGCCTCAAATCTTTACCAATCACTTATAAGGCGCAACGCAATGAAGTGATTCTTTATGAATATGCCGGACAAACACTGGAGCAGACTATCGACAGCGAAGGTGTTGAAGCTCTGATCAGTAATTTCTCAACGGTTGAATATGTATTGGCCGATGTCAACAAAGACAACTTTGTTTCTGCAAATGAATGGGCGGCGTACCAAACACTCGATCGCCGTTACGCCGAGCAAATGATTGTTCGCTACGGTGTTGGCTTAAAGTCGATTGTTGATTTTGATGGCTCTCTCACAGGGTTCGACAATACCGTGACTTGGTTACGAAATGTGAGAAGTGACATTTCATGGGAGCAGTGGCATCGCCTTAACGACATTCCATACAACAATGCATGGAACGCTCTTTTTGCCGATACTTGGTTCGTCGAGCAAGAAGCACACCGTTTCACTAACCTTCCAGGTTGGTCTTCAGAATATGATGCGGTGATTTCACCGGACCCTGCTCCTGCAAGTATCAAGTATGTGCTAGTGACTGGCCTGCCACAAATCGCGCATGTGGGGGATTTGATTAGTCCTTCAACATTTGCACTTTGGTCGGATGCATCGTCAACTGACATCAGTAAAGATGCTACTTTCACCGTTACGCCTGTTACTGCGTTAGAAAAAGTCGGCGCTCGTTGGAAGGTCAAAGAGCCGGGTGTGATCACTTTTAAAGCTGAATACAAAGGTGTATCAACATCGAGCACATTTACCGCTGAAGGTGTGGGGCTGAGCAACATTGTGTTGAGCGGCGTCGATAAAAAAGTGAGCGTAGGCGATAAGCTTCTGCCGTTGGTTTCTGCTATCTGGACAGACAGTACAACAACCGAGGTGACTGGATTCGTCACTTGGTCAGCATCACCAGCAAACGCTATTACATTTGTTGATGGCCATCTTCAAGTTGTAGGTACGGGTGATATCTCTCTCACAGCGACTTATCAAGGTGCGACGTCAACAATTGCTTTCAACGCTGAACCAGCCACATTATCTGGCTTGCGATTGGGCTTTGACAAGCGCGAACAGTATCTCCAAGACCAGTTTAAAGTGGTCGCTGAGGGCGTGCACGAGAACGGTTACGTGGTGGACTTTAGCGAGAATGCTGAATGGGTATCGAGTAATCCTGCGATCCTTGAACCTGCGGGTTCGGGTGTCTTTGTCGCAAAAGGTGTTGGAAGTGCCACGGTAACGGCAACTTATGAAGGTTACAGCGCATCTCAAGAGTTTAGTGTGGTAGCTAAGCTTACAGGAATCAGCCTAAACCTACCGAATAGCAGCGTCTCTAAGAACCAATCTGTACAGCTAACGTTGAACGGTGAGTATAACGATGGTTCTGTATCTCAAATCGTTGAAGGTGTCGCATGGACGACAAGCGCACCAGATGTGCTCACTATTGATGAGCAAGGTCTCGCAACGGGTATCGTCGAAGGCACGTCTGTTGTTACGGCTACTTACAAAGGCTTTACGTTGGAACAAACCGTAACGGTAACCCAAGCCATGATCGTGTCTTCTGTACCTGAGTTCGTCGACGGCAAGATGATTTTGAATGAGGGTAGTAAACTGCCTTATACCTTCAAATTTACGCGTTCAAATGGCGTTGTTCATGAGTTCTCTGCCACTTCGGGTGGACTAGACTTTGAAAGTTACGGGTTTAGAGCGGAAGTCGATGCATCGGGTCTTCAAGTTGCAAACTTAGATAAAGATGCAGACTTAATGCGTGGTGTTCGAGCGGGTGAAACTAAGCTGGGTCTCGATTCCGTACCAGTTGAACTGCAGAATATTTTCGCTGAAATTGGCGCAATTACAGACGCGTACGACTACCCAACACGCATCGACCTCCCTGTCGCTGTTTTGGATAATCAAGATGTCTATCAATGGCACAAAGTCGCAGGTAATCAAGCAAGTTTGCAGGGGCTAACGTTAGTTCAAGCTGTACAAAGTGGTGACACGCTATACCGCTTCTGGCAGGTGTCAGGATCTCAAAATGGTTCGTTGTTTGTTACTCAAGTAACGGCAAATGGTGAGAGTGATGCGGTTGAAGTGGCCTTGCCGACAACAGATTTCAAATTGCTCTCCAATCAAGTGATCTCAGCTTCGAATGGTTATGTCATGTTGGTTACCTCTAACCAACACGTAAGCGGCGTGATTCCTGAGCACAAAGCGTATCGTATGACGCTAGCGGATGGCACGCTTGCTGAAGTTGACACCAGCACCTTGTACAAAAAGCAGTTTAATCTCAATGCAGATAGTTTCTACTTTGCGTCGAATGGTAACTTATTCCTCGTCAAAGAAGATGATACAACGCTCGTGTCTGAATTTGATTTCGCGAGCAATACGTGGAATGACAAGATTGCTTCACTCAATGGTGTGCCAGTACAACTGCCGTCTCAGCAAGGGATGATCGCTGCACTAGATACGAATCAGATGGACTATGGTGCGTTTGCGCCACCAACATTGAACCTCTATGACATGGAAACGAAAACTGCGACATCACAGCAGTTTATGTACCCAGGTGATGCAGGTTACTTCTGTGCTGAACCTAAATCGGTCAGTGTTGCGCTAAGAACAGAGCTTGCTGAATCTGGGGCGGGTTGTTTGATTGCTGCTCGCGGCAGTTATGACCTGATCGGCTACTGGGTTTGGAACTCAATTGCTGATCTTCCATACCTGTTCCTGTTCGAAGAAGGCATGTCCCGTCGTGGTGGTGATAACTATGGCGTAGCCAGTGTTAAGTCGGATGCCAATGTCGTTTACAGTGCTGGGCGTCAGTCTGTCAACGGCACAGACATGTTCCATGTGGCAGAGATTGTTGATGTGGAAGTGGAAGGCGTGATCGAGAAGCAGATTCGTCGTGACATCTTCAACAAGAAGGACAAACTGCTGGATGGATCTTACGCCAAGTTCCCGGTGATTGATGGTAATCAATACACAGTGTCTAATGCCGATGTACCAAACGAACAGTTTGTTTTGTTCGGTCACGGTGCGGCAGTCAAAGGGGAGAAAGGCGACTGGTCTAGCGATAGCTTCATGTATCAATTGCCAGCGAAAGTTTCAACTACTGAAGCGAAAGCGTATAACCTTGGTGACACGGTGATACTTGCTACTGAGGGCCAAGAGTCGGCTGAGTACTGGTTCTTGCAATTACGTAAGCCGATTGTGGACGAGACGCAACCTGAAACACCAGTAGAGCCAGATGTGACGCCTTAA
- a CDS encoding phosphate ABC transporter substrate-binding protein → MFRFVVPALLSLFSIVPLSHAKEVNISGSTSVARVMDVLAEEFNKSHTDSFIAVQGIGSTAGITMVNKGVVELGMSSRYLTESEKGEDLNVDLIAYDGLAVVINRSNTLSNLTQEQLYNIYKGKITNWKQVGGEDKPIAVVTRETSSGTRYSFESLLGLTRIINDRLVSDINPSNLVVNSNSMVKTIVNHNQHAIGFISMGSVDNSVKAISVEGVAPNSDNIKNHSYLLSRPFLILYKVGSVDKDSKAFIAFIKSTQGQKIITEYGYTSVSSHKE, encoded by the coding sequence ATGTTTCGCTTTGTGGTACCCGCCCTTTTATCTCTCTTTTCTATCGTCCCATTAAGCCACGCTAAAGAAGTGAATATTTCCGGTTCAACCTCCGTTGCACGTGTAATGGATGTGCTTGCCGAAGAGTTTAACAAGTCTCACACGGATTCTTTTATTGCAGTACAAGGCATTGGTTCGACCGCAGGAATCACGATGGTTAACAAAGGCGTGGTTGAACTGGGAATGAGCTCTCGCTACCTCACAGAAAGCGAGAAAGGCGAAGATTTGAATGTGGATTTGATTGCTTACGACGGGCTTGCAGTGGTTATCAACCGTTCCAATACCCTTTCTAATTTGACTCAAGAGCAACTCTACAATATCTACAAAGGCAAAATTACCAACTGGAAACAAGTGGGTGGTGAAGACAAACCCATCGCTGTTGTCACTCGCGAGACTTCCTCTGGCACTCGCTATAGCTTTGAGAGCTTATTGGGTCTGACTCGTATTATTAATGATCGTCTTGTTTCGGACATCAATCCAAGCAACTTAGTTGTCAACAGCAATAGCATGGTGAAAACCATCGTAAATCATAACCAACATGCGATTGGTTTTATCTCGATGGGTTCGGTTGACAACTCCGTAAAAGCGATTAGCGTTGAAGGTGTTGCACCAAACTCAGATAACATCAAAAACCACTCATACTTGCTGTCACGTCCATTCTTGATTTTGTATAAAGTCGGCTCTGTCGATAAAGACAGTAAAGCATTCATCGCTTTCATTAAATCAACTCAAGGACAGAAAATCATTACCGAATATGGCTATACCTCAGTGAGCAGCCATAAAGAATAA
- a CDS encoding DUF3024 domain-containing protein, translated as MTMSVTQIAISRLNKGAQALCTKRNVNLPVELGKCLYQPIETGVIFYKAAYLLDSRHSEYTSPVAKILFDALHGEWLFFQAKFDGDTFYWEPYYPLMKSDDLDSILEEIEHDPLACFW; from the coding sequence ATGACTATGTCAGTGACGCAAATTGCTATCAGTCGGCTTAATAAAGGTGCTCAAGCGTTGTGCACAAAAAGAAACGTTAACCTTCCCGTTGAACTCGGCAAATGTCTATATCAACCGATCGAGACGGGAGTGATTTTTTACAAAGCTGCGTATTTGTTAGATTCTCGTCACAGTGAATACACCTCACCGGTGGCCAAAATTCTCTTTGATGCATTGCACGGCGAATGGTTGTTCTTTCAAGCTAAGTTTGACGGCGATACGTTCTATTGGGAACCCTATTACCCGCTGATGAAATCCGATGATCTTGACTCGATTTTAGAGGAGATAGAACACGACCCATTGGCGTGTTTTTGGTGA
- a CDS encoding AraC family transcriptional regulator, with the protein MPTIEIIRFNHFAPRKQERYPVTKNGLFFVEQGSLTVTQDSGATSELTAGEFALYNSGQLKEAQAQPGENGFSALALVFSITLLQKFRNVYPLSKIPAQQTDTFFKFSGQHKRIDQLKDMLIEEVERKQNSQAQEHLALALMALMVEKQPELLNMIIRATQFSETQKIIQFIESNIEEEISLETLAKHMGMSTATLKRRLAAEEMSFSQLLKIKRISHAATQLRVTDKSITTIAYESGFKSAAHFSTAFKAVQQMTPKEFRAKVQQHGKA; encoded by the coding sequence ATGCCAACAATAGAAATTATCAGATTCAACCACTTTGCTCCGAGGAAACAGGAACGTTATCCAGTGACAAAGAATGGCCTATTTTTCGTGGAGCAAGGCAGCCTAACCGTAACACAAGATTCCGGAGCAACGAGTGAGCTGACGGCAGGAGAATTTGCATTGTACAATTCCGGCCAATTAAAAGAAGCTCAAGCTCAACCGGGAGAAAATGGATTTTCAGCGTTAGCCTTAGTGTTTAGCATCACGCTGCTTCAAAAGTTCCGTAACGTTTACCCTTTATCTAAAATTCCAGCTCAACAGACTGACACCTTTTTCAAATTCAGTGGTCAACATAAGCGAATTGACCAGCTGAAAGATATGCTTATTGAAGAAGTTGAGAGAAAACAAAACTCGCAGGCTCAAGAACATTTAGCTTTGGCGTTAATGGCGCTCATGGTTGAAAAGCAGCCAGAGCTACTCAATATGATTATTCGCGCCACACAGTTTAGTGAAACGCAAAAAATCATTCAGTTTATTGAAAGCAATATCGAAGAAGAGATCTCATTAGAGACACTAGCCAAGCACATGGGTATGTCCACTGCGACCCTAAAACGACGCTTAGCGGCAGAAGAGATGTCATTTTCACAGCTGTTGAAGATTAAGCGAATCTCTCACGCGGCGACTCAGCTTCGCGTAACCGATAAATCGATTACCACCATTGCGTATGAGTCTGGCTTTAAGAGTGCTGCCCATTTTAGTACCGCATTTAAAGCCGTACAGCAAATGACGCCCAAAGAGTTCCGCGCGAAAGTACAGCAACACGGTAAAGCTTAG